The genomic DNA TGGGACGCGCTTGGAACAACGCACTCAATGTCTTTCCTTCGCGGCGTCATTGGCCGGCCTGCAAATCTGGCCAATCCACGTTTGCACTGAAGTCAACAGAGTGTTGCACATCATTGGCGAGGCCAATTAATTTCTAGAATTTTTCATAATCGACGTAATTGACAAACAACAAAATGATAAGGTTGGTGTAATGACCTCGTCTAAACGACACACCAGAGGGCAGCAGAAAGAATATTTGTTGACACAGGGATCAAAATCCGCTTGAATCATTTGCACCCAAGTACCCAGACCTTTCCAATCGGATAAGAAGGAAATCGAttgcaaaaaagaataataGATTCTCGTAATGAAGTGAGTGGCCTTCCTTCCTGTCACCACAACTAACGTTTGTCAACCCTTTTTCTGGCACTTAATTTATGTTGACATCTCACACATGTTCCTATTTTGAATGCAACCATCTATGGATAACTGAAGCGCTGGAGAGGGATCTTAGCGCCAACGTGTCTTCGTACGTAGAGACCATCTTCAGgcaagtctcatccatgagCAGCAGATTGGTCGCTTTCGTCCGACCTgattaattcaaaatctggCTGACGGGGGGATTCGCCCTATTCTAGTTTTGGGGCCCCACGCCCGATCGTCTCTAATTACTTGAGCACGTTCGCACAAACAGACTAAGCAGTCGGATCCAAGTACTCTGCTATAGTTGACAAAATCGAACGTCAAAGTCAAACGAGGGGAAAGGAAGGTCGACTCTACAAGTCATCGTATGTGGGGCTTTAAGATCAGGCTCTTTCAAGGCACCACGAGTGGCACCCTCACGTTTTTCTGCCAGCGAGATTGAGATGGTTGGCAATTTTCCGAAACAGAACGAGACCTAATTTGTACGTTGACTTTTTGTGACATGTCGTGTTCAGTGCCAAAACAGCTCGTTTGAGAATTTGAGAAGATAATCTCGGAAGACGTGAGCAGTTCATTGCCACGGCTGGAGATACGATTCTTTTGCCTACCACCATATTGGTGGAGTCGGTGACTTAGTACTGGATATTTGTAGGCTAACACTCCTGCTAGTTCTGGTAGTAGCACCTTCAAGAGCATGAGCAAGAGCAGAAGTAGCAGTGGCAACAACAAGTCGAGTCATGTCGTCGTAGATCCTGAAGGACAAGTGTTTCTCATGTTTCTGAAATCTTCAATCGTCGCTAGCTATCATGTGCACGGCCGTACAAGCCACTTGGATGATGCGGGGACTGTGAGACCTACGTAGAGCGTACGTGTGTCCACGAGGACTATGAACTACAATAATAATAGTTCGTACAAGGATAAACGTTGATCAAAAGATCAACGAGATCGATGGATGGGGACTGTGCTCTTTGTCCCAGGGACGACGACGTGGCTGTCCAATTCTCCTTGGGTTTCAACGATACTCATAATGATGAGTCATCGAATTCATGTCCAAAAAAACGGAAGGAGCCAGATCAAACCGATCCATCATGATTGAGTCGGAATTGTCATCGCACAATGAGCGTATTATTATTTGTTTGCCCAACTCGTCGAAGATTCATGGACCGCTAGCTAAGCTTGCTTGCATGCATGGATGCAAGTACCGCAGAGTCCGGTTCATGGTACTCCATTCTGTCATCCCATTCTCCCATCCACACATCTTCACAAAGAATACAGAAGACAGAGACTTCTCGATCGTCATGATGAGAGCTCCTCATGCAGTCTTGACCTTTTCTAATTCATCGCTCAAGCACCATATGGACCTAGCCATCGTTGTCAAGTCCAACGCATTGATTGACCTTTCTCCCCTCTCCTCTGCACTGCTGGTGCTGAAGTACTGTAGGACTTAACTTCCTCATGCCAATCAATCGGAGAATGGTCAGTGAAAGTTTGGTTGGAGCGGATTCTCAATAGTAATTCAGGTGAAAACATCTTGGAATATTTTTGACCCGTCGTTTCGGAATTCTGACGAAAACGAAATGACCGACTCAATTTGTCTGATTGAATCTGATGCGACGCAAGATAAAGTGAAAAGGCGAACTGGAAATCCTGCCCAGAGCTCTTTGCAAAGAATTCCGATATTGCTGCCAATTGAGTCTCCTCTCTACCCGATCCCCATCATTGTACAACCTATTGAGCCCAAATCAGTCGTTTCATGGTGGTCGCCAAGTGCTAAATGGGCGAGAGCCTTTGGACTCGGGGTCGTATTCTCTTTGTCACTGCGTCAAGTagattttggcttttggttTGCCTTGAACTGACACGGTTCATTCGATGGATTGTCGATTGTCGATTGACCATTGACCATTTACCAATACCTTGTCATATCCAGATAATTGACCAAGCTAATTCATGTTCACCCCCTCTCAGCGATCCCATCCGTCCGTCTCAAAAAAAACCGGGTCCGGTCTTGTGAAGAAGATAGTATATCTTCTAGCTTTTTTCGACCACGATAGTTCCTTGTTCAGGCACGAGGGAATCATACTCATGGCCCCAACATAATTCAATTCCGCGCTTTTTGGTTTGTGTAATAGTGGCTTCATTGGCAGGGACCTTGGCTTAATGACCCCTTTCGTTAATAGCACTTAAAAATATGTGGTCGGTGGTGGAAAAATCGAGAGTCCTCTTCTTGTTCTAGCACACCTTGGTCATTCAGTTGCACAACTTGAGAAGGTACTTATTTTAGCGCAGTCAAAACTCGTCGTCCATTGGCTTACTGAAgtatttgaaacatttgaggAATTTCAATACGAGTGGAGGATCTGGTGGCCTTGTATAGCAAAGGCAAGGGCATGGTCAGTTGAAGCAGAGCTACGTTTTCTCCAAACGAACCGGACTCTAAAATATGGGGGCTTCATGATTTGTCAGGAGCTGTGAAACCATTAGGGATAGTTCATTTATCATGCTCAACTGATTGAATACTTCGGCCTGACCTTTCCGGCATTTGGCAACCTGAATTCATGAACTTTGAGATTGGCTGGGGAGCGTGAATGCCAATACTATGAATCCTGTTTAAGGTGTGAAGCCCGATGAAGAATTAACCTGCAGACTAATTGGACGCGGATTAACTGCGACCATAAAGGTATATCGATCCTAGAAAAACCAATCGATCCGGCCTACCGGGCCTACCGGGCCTACCGGGCCTACCGGGCCTACCCGACATGATACGTAGGTTGCGTTTGGAAACACACCTCTCATGCCCGGAGAACGTTAGAAATTGTCGGAATATTTGCAAATGCTCTGTGTCAGGAATGATATGGTCTCTTTGATTTCCATCTTTCTCAGGAGGTGTCCCTTCAGTTATGGGATACCGCTGGTCAAGAGGGTTACGAAAGAATACGCACTTTGGGCTATGAGGGAACCGATTGTTTCGTGGCCTGCTTCTCGTGCAAGGATCAAGTCACGTTTAGCAATTTGTCAAGTATTTGGCTGAAAGAACTCCGGAATTTTGAGCCCAATGCCAAGATCTTATTGGTGGGAACCAAAGCCGATCTCCGAGGACAAACCGACGGGCCAAACGAACTAGACGGGGATCCGGACCGAAACAAAGAGGTACGATCATCTTTTGACTCGTAGGTATTTGCAAAACGGTAATTACGATACTGACGTTAATGGATCATTGAACCCTTGGTAGgtgtccttgaaaaagatCCACAAGCTGGTCAGGGACAAGAAGCTAGCCAATTACGTGGAAACGAGTGCCAGACGAGGAGGCGAGGATGTGGATCGAGTGTTCCATGAAGCTATTCGGATTGTTCTGAAGCAAAACCACAAACCCAACAACGTGGGACAATCTtggaaaaagttgatttgTCTTGCATGAGCAGTAATCAGTATGTGTGCCCACTTTTCACAGCCAACTCGAACGAATTATTCTCAGTCGAGTTGAATtatgaggaa from Tigriopus californicus strain San Diego chromosome 1, Tcal_SD_v2.1, whole genome shotgun sequence includes the following:
- the LOC131888071 gene encoding rho-related protein racD-like, with translation MIVGQSSIVQPLIRPAYFYTMSGDFYSIAKISEMAKSNESADPQNPLEAPEVPRNEDDSDSEDNTEPIPEIKVVVVGDGAVGKTCLLHVFTHREFPQEYEATIFDNLSRNLVVDGKEVSLQLWDTAGQEGYERIRTLGYEGTDCFVACFSCKDQVTFSNLSSIWLKELRNFEPNAKILLVGTKADLRGQTDGPNELDGDPDRNKEVSLKKIHKLVRDKKLANYVETSARRGGEDVDRVFHEAIRIVLKQNHKPNNVGQSWKKLICLA